Below is a genomic region from Gemmatimonadetes bacterium SCN 70-22.
TGCAGTTCCGGTCATGCCGTGACCCTCTACTTGTTCCAGACGAACACGAGTCGCGCCTCCTTGATATCCGCCAGAGGCACCCGATGCTCCACACCACGCGCGTCCCGCAGGAGCGCGACCTCCGCCCCCTCGATTCCCTCCAATCCCAGGATCTCGCCCTCGATCCGGCCACCGACGGCCGGACTCGAGACGGAGGCCCGGCGTCCCGTGAAGCGACGCCAGTCGGGCGCGTGCCGCAGGGGGCGTTCGACCCCCGGCGACGACACCTCCAGGACATACTGCTCGCCCACCAGCCGCGATGCGTCGAGCCGGGGCTCGAGCGCGCGCGACACGTGAGCGCAATCGTCGATCGTCACCTTCGAGCCGTCCCGCCGATCGATGCGAACATCGAGCAGCGGACGGCGAGACGTCCCACCGCGCCGGAACTCCACCAAGTCGAAGCCAAGCGCGTCAACCGCTTGCCGTACGAAGTCTTCCAACGCGTTCAGCATGTCCGTCGAAGACCGTCCCAAGAACAAAAAAATGCGGGGGAACCCTCCCCCACATTTCGCGGATCGCGGGCGACTTCCCCGCGAAGCAACGTTAATGTATGGATGTAATATAATGGGGTCAACCTGAGCGGGAAGCGCCTCCCCCCCACACGATCACGCCGAGTTGCCGCCCGGCATCGCCGCAGCGGTGCGAATAGAACCGGTCATTGTGGCAGCGCGTGCACCATGGGCTGGTCGAGACGCGGGAGACGCCAGCGGCGGAGGCGTGGTCCACGATGATGGCCCGCAGGTCGACGGGGGTCGGCCGCGGGACGGTGCGCCCCGTGAGCGCCCGGTACACGTCGGGAGAGACCTCGTAGCAGCTGCCGCAGATGGCCGGGCCGCAGTGGAGCGAAAGGTCACGGGCCGCGAACCCGGCGGCCACGAGCCGTTCGATGGCCCGGCCGGTGACGTTGGCGACCGTTCCACGCCACCCGGAATGGACGATCGCCGTCGCCCCCGCCGGATGCGCGATGAAGACCGGGACGCAGTCGGCGACGGTGACCGCCATGGCCGTTCCGGGGGCGAGCGCCACGTGGCCATCGGCGCCCCGGGCCCGGAGCCAGCCGTCCCACCCGGGTTGGTGCACGAGGACCGTGTCGCCATGCACCTGATGGGCGGTGGCCAGGCGACGCGCGTGCGCGTCGAGCCCTTCCGCGAGGGTGGACCAGCGGGCGAAGACGTCGATCGCGGGGTCGGGCGACTGCCACGCGAAGCTCCCGCGCTGGCGCGTGGTGGTGAATGCCACGGCACCGATGGCGTCGAAGCCGGGCACCGCGTCCACGTCGTGGAGGGGGGCGACGCCCGCCCCGGCCTCCCCGCCCCGCGTGGTCACAGGCGCGCGGGGATGCGCGTGATGCGAGCGCCCAGGGCGTTGAGGCGTTCGTCGATGCGCTCGTAGCCTCGCTCGATCTGCGTCGCGTTGTTGATCGTGCTCGTCCCTTCGGCGCACATCGCCGCCAAAAGCATCGCCATCCCGGCGCGTATGTCGGGCGATTCCATGCGCGCGGCGCGCAAGCGACTCGGGCCGGCGACCAGCGCGCGGTGCGGATCGCAGAGCACGATGCGCGCGCCCATGGCAATGAGCTTGTCGACGAAGAACATGCGCGACTCGAACATCTTCTCGAACATCAGCACGAGCCCCTCGCACTGCGTCGCGGTGACGATGGCGATCGACATGACGTCGGCCGGGAAGGCGGGCCATGGCTGGTCCTCGATCTTGGGGACGTGTCCCCCCAGGTCGGACTGGATCACCCTCGACTGTTCGGCGGGGATGATGAGGTCATCACCCTCGACTTCGCAGCGGATCCCCAGGCGCTCGAAGCCCATGCGCGTGGAGCGCAGGTGTTCGACGCCGGCGCGCGTGACGCGGAGCGTCGAGCGCGTGACCGCGGCCAGTCCAATGAACGATCCCACCTCGATGTGATCGGGACCGATCCGATGGCGCGCCCCGCCGAGGGTGGCGGGACCGTGGATCGTCATCGTGTTGGTGCCGATCCCCTCGATCTGCGCGCCCATCGCGACCAGGAACTTGGCGAGGTCCTGCACGTGCGGCTCGGACGCCGCGTTGCGCAGGATCGTGGTCCCCTCCGCGTAGACGGCGGCCATGAGGGCGTTCTCGGTCGCGGTGACGCTGGGCTCGTCCAGGAAGACGTCGGCACCACGGAGCTTGGTGGCGCGGAACTCGAAGCGATCGGCAGCCGAGACGGTCGCCCCGAGCTGCTCGAGGGCGAGGAAGTGCGTGTCGACGCGCCGACGCCCGATGACGTCGCCGCCCGGAGGCGGGAGAATCACGTGGCCACAGCGGGCGAGGAGCGGGCCGGCGAGGAGGATCGAGGCGCGGATTCTCGCGCACAGCTCCGGATCCAGGTGCTCCGCGCGCACCTCCCTGGCCCGGATGACGAGGGTATTCCGTTCGCGCCATTCGGCCTCGGCGCCGACCGCCTGGAGGAGCTGCACGAGTGCCTCGGTATCGCGAATGCGCGGCACGTTCTCGAGGGTGACTTCGTGTTCGGTGAGGAGGGCGGCGGCGATGATCGGGAGGGCGGCATTCTTGTTGCCGGCCGGTTCGATGCTGCCGGACAGGCGGTGACCGCCTTCCACGATGTACTGCACTGAGGACATGCGCGTCGAGTGTGAGGGCCGGCGAATAATGCCCGTCGCGGCCCGGTATCTTCAAGCCATCGCTTGACTTCGCATTTTTCGGCGTGGTACGATGCGAGGCGGGGCCGCGATGCGCGGCCGCGGTTCACCCTGTCCAAGGCGGTGCCCATGAATTCGCTGGCGCCATCGGTATGCCTGATGCTGCAGGCTGCGGCCGATGCTGGAGCGACGCGCGTGTTCGTCGAGCGGACGTGGCTGGATACGGTTGCGGGGGTGGGGCTGAGCCTGGTGTCGCTGTTCGTCCTGGTGACGCTGGTGCTGGGCGTGGCGCTCCTGTTCACGTTGAAGAAGAGCCTGGACGAGCTCACCAAGCTCATCCGTTCGATCCAGGAGCCGCTGCGGGGGGTTCTCGGCGAGACACGCGAGGTGACCGGCGAGGTGCGCGCCATCGTCGCGCGCCTCAAGGAGCCCCTGGCGTACGCCGGCGAGACGATCGAGGACGCCAGCGATCGCGTGCGCGCGGTGATGGATGTGGCGGAGGGGCGGATCGCGCGCCTGGACGAACTGGTGGGGATCGCCCAGGAGCAGGCGGAGGGGGCGATCCTCAGTGCTTCGTCGCTCCTCCAGGGGGTGGCGGCGGGGGGGCGTTCGCTCCGGCGCGTGTTCGGGCGGACGCGACCGCAGGGGACGGGGGGGCTCGCCAGCCGCAAGGCGCGGGCACTCGCGCGCCGGCGGCGCGCGCGCGCCGAACGCGA
It encodes:
- a CDS encoding UDP-N-acetylglucosamine 1-carboxyvinyltransferase — protein: MSSVQYIVEGGHRLSGSIEPAGNKNAALPIIAAALLTEHEVTLENVPRIRDTEALVQLLQAVGAEAEWRERNTLVIRAREVRAEHLDPELCARIRASILLAGPLLARCGHVILPPPGGDVIGRRRVDTHFLALEQLGATVSAADRFEFRATKLRGADVFLDEPSVTATENALMAAVYAEGTTILRNAASEPHVQDLAKFLVAMGAQIEGIGTNTMTIHGPATLGGARHRIGPDHIEVGSFIGLAAVTRSTLRVTRAGVEHLRSTRMGFERLGIRCEVEGDDLIIPAEQSRVIQSDLGGHVPKIEDQPWPAFPADVMSIAIVTATQCEGLVLMFEKMFESRMFFVDKLIAMGARIVLCDPHRALVAGPSRLRAARMESPDIRAGMAMLLAAMCAEGTSTINNATQIERGYERIDERLNALGARITRIPARL